In one Parambassis ranga chromosome 6, fParRan2.1, whole genome shotgun sequence genomic region, the following are encoded:
- the edc4 gene encoding enhancer of mRNA-decapping protein 4 isoform X1: protein MASNSNIDIEGATQHLRDILKLDRPGSSAASDTQPGDGQRKPSFNGELNGLLGVLGSADRSTMSDSTRPISVDLSSVQECQTICLSGDDGSICIPITSNNVDIVASEDSSINSKARGSNKVKIQPVAKYDWEHKYYYGRLIAVSNSFLAYAIRGANNHAMIRVLSLGFAERSLLKGFTGAVTDLAFAHLDSSLLGCVDEAGNLMVWQLTCIGNKILDQIVVHIRRPEDTPLNTHRRLIWCPFILDDNEENQDDPSQTLALLHEDRAEVWDLEVLRANNTSWPVDATELKEGLITVKGHTQRVSEGALSPDGTVLATASHDGYIKFWQIYIEGGQDKPRCLHELRPHGGRPLSCLLFCDNHKRQDPEVPFWRFLITGADQNQELKMWCTVSWTCLQTIRFSPDPLNSTTLPSLKASLDLSAEYLILTDVQRKVLYVMELRQDLEKGKASFTAVSEFLLTHPVLSFGVRDVSHSRLRHTEVLPAEEESESMTTEGTQGTTESKSGIQIKLYCVHTKSLQDVQILFQPNVGCGSATFLPHSDSQDGFAAFSDHLTDQSSDKESRSGSQTDLRKIPSLPAPSDFLSNSGTSSGTMPKLMTPDAFMTPSTSVPASPGSSASSLTIVTAISSNSDSTNRALDDVNQSPSRAENSSSSLVLSASTSSPRATSAVLLHGLENLQALASPVGPLAVDSPQVLDSPLLPPLASPTRARSPDVISSASTAMSQDMPEIASQTLQLQRGLVASLESLPLSALQTDSMASAASALHLLTSPRTANNSLLPLELGGAECPVGGTADSESRLSHTPSLLENALSQENTGVGGGSSDVSVSHTPWPAAPDITRETRNSLRDNGLADCSREESKDRHLNSPYHRRSYHLTQNDSQDAAAEQSDPDDEVASLASSSGNCGSRSSHRLPVKDWKSSPRSSPKVKRKMKKDDGESSQSRQMDSAQFSSSICSQFNDDLQDELLMLLRSQQRELAELRGQIETMQSSIMAQVEHVLTNHQEQEHRRLERVLAESQNRQQELQEQLGQQLGHALSSSLTSRMDKVLREEIKKTVPQTISKSLEPVTGQLSSTIAARLTAVEVVLKDNVTKVAKSKNTTDAIGRAAAEAMQGPIQAAYKDAFQSIVLPVFERGCQSMFQQINESFKQGTQEYIQQLETHMKSRRQRETETRDPMIGQLQQMIDTFQSSTDQLANNITATVRAEVQHQIQMMVGNLQESILSHVQRIVKGEVSMAMKEQQAVVTSSIMQAMRSAAGTPVPTAHLDYQAQQTNILQLLQQGQLNQAFQQALSATDLNLVLYVCESIDSQQVFGQQPCPLSQPVLLSLIQQLSSNLSTRSELKISYLEDAVINLDHGDPLIRDHIASVLAQVRPKLYTFLQQEPNSQLSKRARRLMMMLQGLVNH, encoded by the exons ATGGCGTCCAATTCTAATATAGATATCGAGGGGGCGACCCAGCATCTTCGAGACATCCTCAAGCTCGACCGTCCCGGGAGCAGCGCCG CATCCGATACACAGCCAGGCGATGGCCAGAGAAAGCCATCTTTCAACGGCGAGCTGAATGGTTTACTGGGAGTCCTAGGTAGCGCTGATCGGTCGACCATGTCCGACTCTACCAGACCCATCTCTGTAGATCTCAGCAGCGTTCAGGAGTGTCAGACAAT CTGCCTTTCTGGTGACGATGGTTCCATCTGCATCCCCATCACCTCTAACAATGTGGATATTGTGGCAAGTGAAGACTCCAGCATCAACAGCAAGGCTCGAGGAAGCAACAAG GTAAAAATTCAGCCTGTTGCCAAATACGACTGGGAACACAAGTATTATTACGGCAGACTAATCGCTGTGTCCAACTCCTTCCTGGCTTATGCCATCAGAG GAGCCAACAACCATGCAATGATTCGTGTCCTGAGTTTGGGATTTGCCGAGCGCTCCCTGCTGAAAGGATTCACTGGGGCCGTCACGGATCTGGCTTTTGCTCACCTGGACTCCTCCCTATTGGGCTGTGTAGATGAAGCAGGCAACCTGATGGTCTGGCAGCTCACCTGCATAGGCAACAAGATTTT AGATCAAATAGTGGTTCACATTCGACGACCAGAGGACACCCCACTTAACACCCATCGTCGCCTCATTTGGTGCCCATTCATCCTGGATGACAATGAGGAGAACCAAGACGACCCTAGCCAGACTTTGGCCCTTTTACATGAGGACAGG GCTGAGGTTTGGGACCTGGAAGTCCTGAGAGCCAACAACACCAGTTGGCCTGTTGATGCCACAGAACTAAAAGAAGGCCTCATCACAGTCAAGGGTCACACCCAG AGAGTCAGTGAAGGAGCATTGTCTCCAGATGGAACAGTGTTGGCTACAGCCAGCCATGATGGATACATAAAGTTTTGGCAGATATACATAGAAGGTGGACAGGACAAACCTAG ATGTCTTCATGAATTGCGACCTCATGGAGGGCGTCCCCTCTCCTGCCTTCTTTTCTGTGACAACCACAAGAGACAGGACCCAGA GGTTCCTTTCTGGCGGTTTTTGATAACTGGAGCAGATCAGAATCAGGAGCTGAAGATGTGGTGCACTGTTTCCTGGACGTGTTTACAGACCATCAG GTTCTCTCCAGATCCACTCAACTCAACAACCCTACCAAGTCTCAAGGCCAGTCTGGACCTCTCTGCTGAGTATCTCATCCTCACTGATGTACAGAGAAAG GTTCTGTATGTTATGGAACTGCGACAGGACCTGGAAAAAGGAAAAGCGAGTTTCACAGCCGTTTCGGAGTTCCTGCTGACACATCCTGTGCTCAGCTTTGGAGTCCGTGATGTCTCCCACAGCAGACTGCGACACACTGAGGTCctccctgcagaggaggagagtgagagcATGACAACAG AGGGCACTCAAGGAACCACAGAGTCCAAATCAGGGATCCAGATAAAACTGTACTGTGTCCATACGAA GAGTCTACAGGATGTTCAGATCCTTTTCCAGCCTAATGTTGGTTGTGGCTCTGCAACCTTCCTTCCTCATTCTGATTCTCAAGATGGCTTTG caGCATTTTCAGACCATCTCACTGACCAGAGCTCTGACAAAGAATCAAGAAGTGGCTCCCAAACCGACCTGAGGAAGATCCCATCACTTCCTGCTCCTTCCGACTTTCTGTCAAACTCAGGAACCAGTAGTGGAACGATGCCCAAGCTCATGACCCCAGATGCCTTCATGACACCAAGCACTTCG GTACCGGCATCTCCCGGAAGCAGTGCCAGCAGTCTGACGATTGTGACAGCTATCAGCAGCAACTCTGACTCAACTAACAG GGCTTTGGATGATGTCAATCAGAGtcccagcagagcagagaacagcagcagtAGTCTGGTACTCTCTGCCTCCACCAGCAGCCCAAGAGCTACTTCTGCTGTGCTGCTACATGGACTTGAGAACCTACAG GCTTTGGCTTCCCCTGTTGGTCCTCTGGCAGTTGACAGCCCTCAAGTTCTGGATTCTCCCCTCCTGCCACCCTTAGCCTCTCCGACCAGGGCCCGCTCCCCCGATGTTATCTCCTCAGCCTCCACAGCCATGTCCCAGGACATGCCAGAGATTGCTTCTCAGACCCTGCAGCTTCAGCGAGGGCTAGTGGCCAGCTTGGAGTCCTTACCTCTTTCTGCCCTCCAGACAGACAGCATGgcctctgctgcctctgctctgcACCTACTCACGTCTCCCCGCACAGCCAACAACAG tctGTTGCCCCTTGAACTTGGAGGTGCTGAATGTCCAGTGGGCGGGACTGCAGATTCAGAGTCTAGACTTAGCCACACCCCATCTCTACTGGAGAACGCTTTATCACAGGAAAACACTGGGGTGGGAGGCGGGTCTTCGGATGTCAGTGTTAGCCACACGCCGTGGCCTGCTGCCCCCGACATCACCAGGGAAACCAGGAACAGTCTCAGGGACAACGGTCTAGCAGACTG TTCAAGAGAGGAGTCAAAGGACAGACACTTAAACTCACCTTACCATCGGCGCTCCTATCACCTCACACAGAATGACAGCCAGGACGCAGCTGCTGAACAGAG TGACCCTGATGATGAGGTGGCCAGTCTGGCATCATCTTCTGGAAATTGTGGCTCTCGCTCTTCTCACAGACTACCAGTTAAAGACTGGAAGTCCTCACCACGAAGCTCACCGAAAgtaaagaggaagatgaagaaagaTGACGG TGAATCATCTCAGTCCAGGCAAATGGATTCTGCTCAG TTTTCCTCTTCCATCTGCTCACAGTTTAATGATGATCTTCAGGACGagttgctgatgctgctgcgtAGCCAGCAGAGGGAGTTAGCTGAGCTGCGGGGACAGATTGAAACCATGCAGAGCTCTATTATGGCTCAGGTAGAGCATGTCCTGACAAACCACCAGGAACAAGAGC ACCGCAGATTAGAACGAGTACTGGCAGAGAGTCAGAATCGCcagcaggaactgcaggaacaACTTGGCCAACAGCTCGGCCATGCCCTCAGTTCTTCTTTAACCAGCAGAATGGACAAAGTGCTACGGGAAGAAATCAAGAAAACTGTCCCACAGA cGATCTCAAAGAGTCTGGAGCCAGTAACAGGTCAACTGAGCAGCACCATTGCTGCAAGACTGACTGCTGTAGAGGTTGTCCTGAAGGACAATGTCACCAAGGTGGCCAAATCCAAA AACACAACAGATGCCATTGGtcgagcagcagctgaagcaatGCAGGGGCCAATCCAAGCGGCCTATAAAGATGCCTTCCAGAGCATCGTGCTACCTGTCTTTGAAAGAGGCTGCCAGTCCATGTTTCAGCAGATCAACGAAAGCTTCAAACAAGGCACACAAGAAT ACATCCAGCAGCTCGAGACTCATATGAAGAgcagaaggcagagagagacagagacacgaGATCCCATGATTGGCCAACTCCAGCAGATGATCGACACCTTCCAGAGCTCCACTGATCAGCTGGCGAATAACATCACAGCAACTGTACGGGCTGAGGTCCAACACCAGATCCAGATGATGGTCGGCAA TTTGCAGGAATCTATTCTTAGCCATGTGCAGCGGATTGTGAAAGGAGAGGTTAGCATGGCGATGAAAGAGCAGCAGGCAGTGGTCACCTCCAGCATCATGCAAGCCATGAGGTCAGCAGCTGGTACTCCTGTGCCCACAGCACACCTCGACTACCAGGCACAGCAGACCAAcatcctgcagctcctgcagcagggTCAGCTCAACCAGGCTTTccagcag GCTCTGTCGGCAACAGATTTGAACTTggtcctgtatgtgtgtgagagcatcGATTCTCAGCAGGTGTTTGGTCAGCAGCCCTGCCCTCTCAGCCAACCTGTGCTGCTTTCACTCATCCAGCAGCTTTCTTCCAACCTCTCAACCCGATCTGAGCTCAAAATCAG
- the edc4 gene encoding enhancer of mRNA-decapping protein 4 isoform X3, translated as MASNSNIDIEGATQHLRDILKLDRPGSSAASDTQPGDGQRKPSFNGELNGLLGVLGSADRSTMSDSTRPISVDLSSVQECQTICLSGDDGSICIPITSNNVDIVASEDSSINSKARGSNKVKIQPVAKYDWEHKYYYGRLIAVSNSFLAYAIRGANNHAMIRVLSLGFAERSLLKGFTGAVTDLAFAHLDSSLLGCVDEAGNLMVWQLTCIGNKILDQIVVHIRRPEDTPLNTHRRLIWCPFILDDNEENQDDPSQTLALLHEDRAEVWDLEVLRANNTSWPVDATELKEGLITVKGHTQRVSEGALSPDGTVLATASHDGYIKFWQIYIEGGQDKPRCLHELRPHGGRPLSCLLFCDNHKRQDPEVPFWRFLITGADQNQELKMWCTVSWTCLQTIRFSPDPLNSTTLPSLKASLDLSAEYLILTDVQRKVLYVMELRQDLEKGKASFTAVSEFLLTHPVLSFGVRDVSHSRLRHTEVLPAEEESESMTTEGTQGTTESKSGIQIKLYCVHTKSLQDVQILFQPNVGCGSATFLPHSDSQDGFAFSDHLTDQSSDKESRSGSQTDLRKIPSLPAPSDFLSNSGTSSGTMPKLMTPDAFMTPSTSVPASPGSSASSLTIVTAISSNSDSTNRALDDVNQSPSRAENSSSSLVLSASTSSPRATSAVLLHGLENLQALASPVGPLAVDSPQVLDSPLLPPLASPTRARSPDVISSASTAMSQDMPEIASQTLQLQRGLVASLESLPLSALQTDSMASAASALHLLTSPRTANNSLLPLELGGAECPVGGTADSESRLSHTPSLLENALSQENTGVGGGSSDVSVSHTPWPAAPDITRETRNSLRDNGLADCSREESKDRHLNSPYHRRSYHLTQNDSQDAAAEQSDPDDEVASLASSSGNCGSRSSHRLPVKDWKSSPRSSPKVKRKMKKDDGESSQSRQMDSAQFNDDLQDELLMLLRSQQRELAELRGQIETMQSSIMAQVEHVLTNHQEQEHRRLERVLAESQNRQQELQEQLGQQLGHALSSSLTSRMDKVLREEIKKTVPQTISKSLEPVTGQLSSTIAARLTAVEVVLKDNVTKVAKSKNTTDAIGRAAAEAMQGPIQAAYKDAFQSIVLPVFERGCQSMFQQINESFKQGTQEYIQQLETHMKSRRQRETETRDPMIGQLQQMIDTFQSSTDQLANNITATVRAEVQHQIQMMVGNLQESILSHVQRIVKGEVSMAMKEQQAVVTSSIMQAMRSAAGTPVPTAHLDYQAQQTNILQLLQQGQLNQAFQQALSATDLNLVLYVCESIDSQQVFGQQPCPLSQPVLLSLIQQLSSNLSTRSELKISYLEDAVINLDHGDPLIRDHIASVLAQVRPKLYTFLQQEPNSQLSKRARRLMMMLQGLVNH; from the exons ATGGCGTCCAATTCTAATATAGATATCGAGGGGGCGACCCAGCATCTTCGAGACATCCTCAAGCTCGACCGTCCCGGGAGCAGCGCCG CATCCGATACACAGCCAGGCGATGGCCAGAGAAAGCCATCTTTCAACGGCGAGCTGAATGGTTTACTGGGAGTCCTAGGTAGCGCTGATCGGTCGACCATGTCCGACTCTACCAGACCCATCTCTGTAGATCTCAGCAGCGTTCAGGAGTGTCAGACAAT CTGCCTTTCTGGTGACGATGGTTCCATCTGCATCCCCATCACCTCTAACAATGTGGATATTGTGGCAAGTGAAGACTCCAGCATCAACAGCAAGGCTCGAGGAAGCAACAAG GTAAAAATTCAGCCTGTTGCCAAATACGACTGGGAACACAAGTATTATTACGGCAGACTAATCGCTGTGTCCAACTCCTTCCTGGCTTATGCCATCAGAG GAGCCAACAACCATGCAATGATTCGTGTCCTGAGTTTGGGATTTGCCGAGCGCTCCCTGCTGAAAGGATTCACTGGGGCCGTCACGGATCTGGCTTTTGCTCACCTGGACTCCTCCCTATTGGGCTGTGTAGATGAAGCAGGCAACCTGATGGTCTGGCAGCTCACCTGCATAGGCAACAAGATTTT AGATCAAATAGTGGTTCACATTCGACGACCAGAGGACACCCCACTTAACACCCATCGTCGCCTCATTTGGTGCCCATTCATCCTGGATGACAATGAGGAGAACCAAGACGACCCTAGCCAGACTTTGGCCCTTTTACATGAGGACAGG GCTGAGGTTTGGGACCTGGAAGTCCTGAGAGCCAACAACACCAGTTGGCCTGTTGATGCCACAGAACTAAAAGAAGGCCTCATCACAGTCAAGGGTCACACCCAG AGAGTCAGTGAAGGAGCATTGTCTCCAGATGGAACAGTGTTGGCTACAGCCAGCCATGATGGATACATAAAGTTTTGGCAGATATACATAGAAGGTGGACAGGACAAACCTAG ATGTCTTCATGAATTGCGACCTCATGGAGGGCGTCCCCTCTCCTGCCTTCTTTTCTGTGACAACCACAAGAGACAGGACCCAGA GGTTCCTTTCTGGCGGTTTTTGATAACTGGAGCAGATCAGAATCAGGAGCTGAAGATGTGGTGCACTGTTTCCTGGACGTGTTTACAGACCATCAG GTTCTCTCCAGATCCACTCAACTCAACAACCCTACCAAGTCTCAAGGCCAGTCTGGACCTCTCTGCTGAGTATCTCATCCTCACTGATGTACAGAGAAAG GTTCTGTATGTTATGGAACTGCGACAGGACCTGGAAAAAGGAAAAGCGAGTTTCACAGCCGTTTCGGAGTTCCTGCTGACACATCCTGTGCTCAGCTTTGGAGTCCGTGATGTCTCCCACAGCAGACTGCGACACACTGAGGTCctccctgcagaggaggagagtgagagcATGACAACAG AGGGCACTCAAGGAACCACAGAGTCCAAATCAGGGATCCAGATAAAACTGTACTGTGTCCATACGAA GAGTCTACAGGATGTTCAGATCCTTTTCCAGCCTAATGTTGGTTGTGGCTCTGCAACCTTCCTTCCTCATTCTGATTCTCAAGATGGCTTTG CATTTTCAGACCATCTCACTGACCAGAGCTCTGACAAAGAATCAAGAAGTGGCTCCCAAACCGACCTGAGGAAGATCCCATCACTTCCTGCTCCTTCCGACTTTCTGTCAAACTCAGGAACCAGTAGTGGAACGATGCCCAAGCTCATGACCCCAGATGCCTTCATGACACCAAGCACTTCG GTACCGGCATCTCCCGGAAGCAGTGCCAGCAGTCTGACGATTGTGACAGCTATCAGCAGCAACTCTGACTCAACTAACAG GGCTTTGGATGATGTCAATCAGAGtcccagcagagcagagaacagcagcagtAGTCTGGTACTCTCTGCCTCCACCAGCAGCCCAAGAGCTACTTCTGCTGTGCTGCTACATGGACTTGAGAACCTACAG GCTTTGGCTTCCCCTGTTGGTCCTCTGGCAGTTGACAGCCCTCAAGTTCTGGATTCTCCCCTCCTGCCACCCTTAGCCTCTCCGACCAGGGCCCGCTCCCCCGATGTTATCTCCTCAGCCTCCACAGCCATGTCCCAGGACATGCCAGAGATTGCTTCTCAGACCCTGCAGCTTCAGCGAGGGCTAGTGGCCAGCTTGGAGTCCTTACCTCTTTCTGCCCTCCAGACAGACAGCATGgcctctgctgcctctgctctgcACCTACTCACGTCTCCCCGCACAGCCAACAACAG tctGTTGCCCCTTGAACTTGGAGGTGCTGAATGTCCAGTGGGCGGGACTGCAGATTCAGAGTCTAGACTTAGCCACACCCCATCTCTACTGGAGAACGCTTTATCACAGGAAAACACTGGGGTGGGAGGCGGGTCTTCGGATGTCAGTGTTAGCCACACGCCGTGGCCTGCTGCCCCCGACATCACCAGGGAAACCAGGAACAGTCTCAGGGACAACGGTCTAGCAGACTG TTCAAGAGAGGAGTCAAAGGACAGACACTTAAACTCACCTTACCATCGGCGCTCCTATCACCTCACACAGAATGACAGCCAGGACGCAGCTGCTGAACAGAG TGACCCTGATGATGAGGTGGCCAGTCTGGCATCATCTTCTGGAAATTGTGGCTCTCGCTCTTCTCACAGACTACCAGTTAAAGACTGGAAGTCCTCACCACGAAGCTCACCGAAAgtaaagaggaagatgaagaaagaTGACGG TGAATCATCTCAGTCCAGGCAAATGGATTCTGCTCAG TTTAATGATGATCTTCAGGACGagttgctgatgctgctgcgtAGCCAGCAGAGGGAGTTAGCTGAGCTGCGGGGACAGATTGAAACCATGCAGAGCTCTATTATGGCTCAGGTAGAGCATGTCCTGACAAACCACCAGGAACAAGAGC ACCGCAGATTAGAACGAGTACTGGCAGAGAGTCAGAATCGCcagcaggaactgcaggaacaACTTGGCCAACAGCTCGGCCATGCCCTCAGTTCTTCTTTAACCAGCAGAATGGACAAAGTGCTACGGGAAGAAATCAAGAAAACTGTCCCACAGA cGATCTCAAAGAGTCTGGAGCCAGTAACAGGTCAACTGAGCAGCACCATTGCTGCAAGACTGACTGCTGTAGAGGTTGTCCTGAAGGACAATGTCACCAAGGTGGCCAAATCCAAA AACACAACAGATGCCATTGGtcgagcagcagctgaagcaatGCAGGGGCCAATCCAAGCGGCCTATAAAGATGCCTTCCAGAGCATCGTGCTACCTGTCTTTGAAAGAGGCTGCCAGTCCATGTTTCAGCAGATCAACGAAAGCTTCAAACAAGGCACACAAGAAT ACATCCAGCAGCTCGAGACTCATATGAAGAgcagaaggcagagagagacagagacacgaGATCCCATGATTGGCCAACTCCAGCAGATGATCGACACCTTCCAGAGCTCCACTGATCAGCTGGCGAATAACATCACAGCAACTGTACGGGCTGAGGTCCAACACCAGATCCAGATGATGGTCGGCAA TTTGCAGGAATCTATTCTTAGCCATGTGCAGCGGATTGTGAAAGGAGAGGTTAGCATGGCGATGAAAGAGCAGCAGGCAGTGGTCACCTCCAGCATCATGCAAGCCATGAGGTCAGCAGCTGGTACTCCTGTGCCCACAGCACACCTCGACTACCAGGCACAGCAGACCAAcatcctgcagctcctgcagcagggTCAGCTCAACCAGGCTTTccagcag GCTCTGTCGGCAACAGATTTGAACTTggtcctgtatgtgtgtgagagcatcGATTCTCAGCAGGTGTTTGGTCAGCAGCCCTGCCCTCTCAGCCAACCTGTGCTGCTTTCACTCATCCAGCAGCTTTCTTCCAACCTCTCAACCCGATCTGAGCTCAAAATCAG